The Vicia villosa cultivar HV-30 ecotype Madison, WI linkage group LG1, Vvil1.0, whole genome shotgun sequence genome includes a region encoding these proteins:
- the LOC131619886 gene encoding uncharacterized protein LOC131619886, which yields MKVEGSGSKKRLKLDDEDDEERFRERFFDTFRELDIISGGLNRFSTVYFLIMQAAGIDSLGNFALACRCMKDCTSLGAESRIPNVARAILFKDEAKLSKRFKQPQVSA from the exons ATGAAGGTTGAAGGTTCTGGATCCAAAAAGAGGTTGAagcttgatgatgaagatgatgaagaacggtTCAGAGAGCGTTTCTTCGATACGTTCCG GGAACTTGATATAATTTCAGGTGGACTAAACCGGTTTTCAACGGTTTATTTCCTGATTATGCAGGCCGCAGGGATCGATTCACTTGGTAACTTTGCTTTGGCTTGTCGGTGTATGAAGGATTGCACAAGTCTTGGTGCTGAGTCCAGGATACCCAATGTTGCAAGGGCCATTTTGTTTAAAGATGAAGCAAAACTGTCAAAAAGATTCAAGCAACCTCAAGTATCCGCATAA